In Candidatus Dormiibacterota bacterium, the sequence AATGGCCCTGCCCATATGCGGGTGCGGTGTCGATCGTCGTTATTCCAGCGTCGAGAGCGCGATGGATCGTCGCGATCGCAGCATCGTCGTCGGCCCCGCCCCACATCCATCCGCCGATGGCCCACGTTCCCAGGGCTATGCGCGAAGGCCGAATATCGGTGTCTCTAATTTGCGTAAATTCCACGATGATCACCTCGACGAAGCAGCTGCGGCCGTGCGCTAGGCCGCTTACAAAATCCGCGCCGCGCGCCGAAAAGTATGCACGCGGGTTTCGCGCGTTTGCGGTATCGTGAGCCTTCGCTCATGGTAGCACCCTGCCTCGCTAATTCCAACGATAGGACCGGGCAGTATCAAGACTCACGGCGCAGAAACCTGTACATGATGGAGGTTATTACGATGATTGAATCGACCGGTCCAGTGCGCAATATCGAACGCGTGATTCGCGGTGTCGCGACGAGCGATGGCGCCGGCGTTGCCTTAACGCGCATCATCGGCCAACCGGCGCTTCCGGATCTCGACCCGTTTTTGCTGCTCGACGAATTTCGCTCGGATAAGGCGACCGATTATATCGCAGGCTTTCCCGATCATCCCCACCGCGGTTTTGAGACGGTAACGTACATGCTTGCCGGCCGCATGCGCCATCGCGACAACAAGGGGAACTCCGGGCTGCTCACGGCGGGAAGCGTGCAGTGGATGACTGCCGGCCGCGGGATCGTCCACTCGGAGATGCCCGAACAAGAAGACGGGCTCATGTGGGGCTTTCAACTCTGGGTCAACCTCCCTCGTAAAGACAAGATGACCGACCCCGGCTACCAAGACATCGCACCCGAACGGATTCCGGACGTCGTCTCGGGGGGCGTACACGTTCGCGTTCTCGCCGGACAATACGGCGGGGCTACCGGGCCGGTTCAGGCTCCCGATACCGATCCGACCTACCTTGACGTCGAACTCGCCGCGGGCGCGACATTTGAGACGGCACTGCCGAGCGAGCAGAACGCCTTCGCCTACGTTTACGACGGTACACTCACCATCGGAGAGGATCGCCCGGGGCAACGAACCATCGTGCGCGGGGAGTTGGCGGTGCTATCGCACGGAGAACGTGTGGCGGCGCGCGCCGCAGAGGGCGGAACACGATTTATTCTCGTCGCGGGCCGGCCTCTGCGCGAACCCGTGGCACGCTATGGGCCGATCGTCATGAATACGCAAG encodes:
- a CDS encoding pirin family protein produces the protein MMEVITMIESTGPVRNIERVIRGVATSDGAGVALTRIIGQPALPDLDPFLLLDEFRSDKATDYIAGFPDHPHRGFETVTYMLAGRMRHRDNKGNSGLLTAGSVQWMTAGRGIVHSEMPEQEDGLMWGFQLWVNLPRKDKMTDPGYQDIAPERIPDVVSGGVHVRVLAGQYGGATGPVQAPDTDPTYLDVELAAGATFETALPSEQNAFAYVYDGTLTIGEDRPGQRTIVRGELAVLSHGERVAARAAEGGTRFILVAGRPLREPVARYGPIVMNTQAELEIAFDDIRSGRF